The following is a genomic window from Amycolatopsis acidiphila.
GAACTCCGCCGCCATCTTCCGGAAGTCGAGCTGGGTCTCGGTGAGCCCGAAATCCCTTGCCAGCATGGAGAACTCCTTACAGTGCCACGGTGGGGTGGGTGAGCGGCAGCCCGAGCTGCGCGCGTTCGGTGAGCCAGCGGGTCGGCCGGTAACGCGGGTCGCCCGTGGTCTCGTGCAGCGCACGCTGCAGCGCGAGCATCCGGTCGGCGCCGATCCGGTCGCCCCAGGCGAGCGGCCCGGCCGGGTAGCCGAGCCCGGCCGTGACGCCGAGGTCGATGTCGGCCGGGGCCGCGATGCCCCGTTCGGCGATGGAGGACGCGACGGACACGATCGACGCGAGCAGCCGCTGTGCGGCCGAGCCCGCGGTGTCGCGGATGAGCGACACTCGCTTGTCCCCCAGGGAAAGGACCGCTGCGGCGTCGTGTGCGGCGGCGAGGTCGGCGGCCGGGGTGACGGCGAGGACACGGCGGCCCGTGGGCAGCGACAGCGGGTCGATGCCGAACGTGCGGTCCGCGGGCAGGTCGTGCTCGGCGATCGCGGCCGCCACTGTCGTGCCCCAGGTCGGCACGAGGACGACCGCGTCGTCGGAAAGCGCTGTCCGCACCGTGGCTCCGGACTCGGCGAGCGCGTTCCGCACAGCCGTTTCGGCGACGTAAACCGGCCGCACGGGGTCGCCGGTGACCGGTTCCTCGGCCGGCGGTTCGGCGCCGGTCTCGTACCAGCCCCGCCCGGTCTTGCGGCCGTGCAGCCCGGCCGAGACGCGGTTGGGCGTCAGGTACGACGGGCGCAGCCGGTCGGAGTAGCGAAAGCCCTGCCACACCGACTCGATCACCGCGGCGGTGACGTCCAGCCCGGTCAGGTCCATCAGCTCGAACGGGCCCATCCGCAGGCCCAGCACGTCGCGCGCGATCCGGTCGAGCACGACCGGTTCCGCGACCTGCTCCTCCAGCAGCGCCAGCGCCTCGGTGACCAGACCGCGCCCGGCGTGGTTGATCAGGAACCCCGGGGTGTCCGCGACGACGACGGCGCGGTGTC
Proteins encoded in this region:
- a CDS encoding 3-hydroxyacyl-CoA dehydrogenase gives rise to the protein MRIRIVGTGVMGRGIAQWAATAGHTVELADARPESVREAVDFVRSMLDRTVQKGRTTAEEARAVMARLVPLDSPGKPGDEVELVVEAVREDLETKAALFGELERILPAGTIFASNTSSLPITQISATLADPSRMVGLHFFNPAPLMKIVEVIPGAKTRPEIVETLTALVRDAGHRAVVVADTPGFLINHAGRGLVTEALALLEEQVAEPVVLDRIARDVLGLRMGPFELMDLTGLDVTAAVIESVWQGFRYSDRLRPSYLTPNRVSAGLHGRKTGRGWYETGAEPPAEEPVTGDPVRPVYVAETAVRNALAESGATVRTALSDDAVVLVPTWGTTVAAAIAEHDLPADRTFGIDPLSLPTGRRVLAVTPAADLAAAHDAAAVLSLGDKRVSLIRDTAGSAAQRLLASIVSVASSIAERGIAAPADIDLGVTAGLGYPAGPLAWGDRIGADRMLALQRALHETTGDPRYRPTRWLTERAQLGLPLTHPTVAL